In Phormidium yuhuli AB48, one genomic interval encodes:
- a CDS encoding Ig-like domain-containing protein, with translation MSIITGTPNSDVIVGTLGDDTIVGLSGDDSILGGRGNNIIFGNQGNDTLRAGRGQDTLLGGKGNDKIFGSEQDNILSGDDGDDTLFAIDGENILFGGQGNDVLVAGLGNDFLYGGQGNDTLWAERGNNVISGDRGANVLISGTGENIFVLNINHGGPNIDDADQILRFKPNDKIALLGGPDGQTVDMSAINIAFIRRNSNSNRGNYVLTNLATGEFLAVIHNVRRSALTRESFTEDLTPSDTPDPGPPQPPVVDPDDELPPAPDPGDTTTEPQPPPTPGPGVPPVIEPPDDPVDPDDPDDPVDPIDPVDPVDPVDPTNNPPEAQNNEAEVSEDGPAIEIDVLANDSDPDGDPLTIASVSGVTAGVTVTIQGDPGNQRLLYNPGEAFQFLIDGGTEEDTFTYTINDGRGGTATATVTVTILGADDLPTSEDGSVEVLTGATFSFSADDFVFNDPDDGDEFKAIKLVSNPGDGTLTVAGNPVNIDDIILVDDLGSLVFDQGPLGVGNSTSFDFRVKNTRDFLSDESYTMTLGIVANPNAPKIDLDGNTATGIVEALNREYLEGPVGTVTQIVLAENVRFDLPPANSLSQVVVTLTGVQDVDEVLSLSASIAGIDVTGDGTTEVTLTNTGSASVDNFQTLLRQITYKNDGIDTDNPTEGPRTVTIRAVDDGGLESNPAIVTIDVIAVNDPPSIHGNGVTPAATTDEPYNLGNLFAAEAFSDPDAGGENVSVSLSVTADPGGTFNYTGSTLTGKFTGLDSNSLTITAPISEINTAIQNGNLRYVPNVEDDFELFVEINDQGNSGSEGHNNALTDSTTFTIPIQNLAGITEMTITVISFGSREVVLPASAFVASGRRDNVTIHDIGVANNIKLGTNGIQQTDGGQTVTVQLRNLHQTSVNNTGEFQYTIRDDNSVEDTQTVTVTYINSTMAGGSTPPLLPPDVGTLSEGINILYGRSEISNTLVGGAGDDFLIAPQNSDVLYGGAGNDTLVGGDYPLSNSANGSPSDTYVFDRSDIVVDGQGFNATSIDAIRNHPYYNTILNFNRGNNKDWAREVEAGFADDNDVIKLTGFGINDPADDAALGVHLNRQVIQGSTLNNIINRLTGDQRFFMVLDGTNFNTDDGYLLYDEDGNHLEGNNTYIVAKLRGDYSIGAPGLNADDIRVGDFTFQPDAFNPPFP, from the coding sequence ATGTCGATTATCACTGGAACCCCCAACTCCGATGTCATTGTTGGCACCCTTGGCGACGATACCATCGTTGGTCTCAGCGGCGATGACAGTATCCTCGGAGGTCGCGGCAATAATATCATTTTCGGCAATCAGGGCAATGACACCCTTAGAGCGGGTCGGGGTCAGGATACCCTTCTCGGGGGGAAAGGCAACGATAAGATTTTTGGCAGTGAACAGGACAATATCCTCAGTGGTGATGATGGCGATGATACGTTGTTTGCCATTGATGGGGAGAATATCCTCTTTGGAGGTCAGGGGAACGATGTTCTGGTGGCTGGGTTAGGCAATGACTTTCTTTATGGGGGTCAGGGCAATGATACCCTTTGGGCAGAACGGGGGAATAACGTCATTTCCGGAGACCGGGGAGCCAACGTTCTCATTAGCGGGACCGGGGAGAATATCTTTGTCCTTAACATCAATCATGGCGGCCCAAATATCGACGATGCCGACCAGATTTTGCGCTTCAAACCCAACGATAAGATTGCCCTGTTGGGAGGGCCGGATGGACAGACTGTTGACATGTCTGCCATTAACATTGCCTTTATTCGTCGCAATAGCAACTCCAATCGGGGCAATTATGTCCTCACCAATTTAGCAACCGGGGAGTTCCTGGCGGTGATTCACAATGTGCGCCGCAGTGCTTTGACGCGGGAGAGTTTTACAGAAGATTTAACCCCCTCCGACACACCAGATCCGGGACCTCCTCAGCCTCCGGTAGTAGACCCAGATGATGAGTTACCCCCGGCACCAGACCCTGGGGACACGACGACAGAACCGCAGCCGCCGCCGACCCCAGGCCCTGGAGTTCCGCCGGTGATTGAGCCTCCGGATGACCCCGTGGACCCAGATGACCCAGATGACCCCGTGGACCCCATAGACCCCGTGGACCCTGTGGACCCTGTAGACCCAACAAATAACCCACCAGAAGCTCAGAACAATGAGGCTGAGGTGAGTGAAGATGGACCGGCGATTGAAATTGACGTGCTAGCTAATGATAGTGATCCTGATGGTGATCCCTTAACAATTGCATCAGTTTCAGGAGTTACTGCTGGAGTGACGGTCACGATTCAGGGAGATCCTGGCAATCAGCGACTACTCTACAACCCCGGCGAAGCGTTCCAATTTTTGATAGATGGTGGAACAGAGGAAGACACGTTCACCTATACTATCAATGATGGTCGAGGGGGAACGGCAACAGCCACAGTCACCGTTACGATTCTTGGAGCCGATGACCTGCCGACCAGTGAGGATGGGTCTGTGGAAGTTCTCACTGGAGCAACCTTTAGCTTCTCGGCTGATGATTTTGTCTTTAACGATCCAGATGACGGAGATGAGTTTAAGGCAATTAAGTTGGTGTCTAATCCTGGGGATGGGACGTTAACAGTTGCGGGCAACCCTGTTAACATCGATGACATCATTCTAGTAGATGACCTTGGCTCGCTGGTGTTTGATCAGGGACCCTTAGGAGTTGGGAACTCCACAAGCTTTGACTTCCGCGTTAAGAACACCCGGGATTTCCTGAGTGATGAGTCTTACACCATGACCTTGGGCATTGTAGCGAATCCCAATGCTCCCAAGATTGACTTGGATGGAAACACAGCCACCGGCATTGTTGAGGCACTGAATCGAGAGTATCTGGAAGGACCCGTTGGCACTGTTACTCAAATTGTCCTTGCAGAGAATGTTCGATTTGATTTACCTCCTGCGAACTCCCTGTCTCAGGTTGTGGTGACTCTTACTGGAGTCCAGGATGTAGATGAAGTTCTGAGCTTAAGCGCGTCGATTGCTGGGATAGACGTTACAGGAGATGGAACGACTGAGGTGACTTTGACGAATACAGGAAGCGCCTCAGTTGATAATTTTCAAACTCTGTTGCGACAGATTACCTACAAAAATGATGGAATTGATACAGATAATCCCACGGAAGGACCGCGTACGGTAACCATCCGAGCTGTTGACGATGGTGGGTTGGAAAGTAACCCTGCTATCGTCACAATTGATGTTATTGCTGTGAACGACCCTCCGAGTATACATGGAAATGGAGTAACACCAGCGGCAACTACAGACGAACCTTACAATCTAGGGAATTTATTTGCTGCTGAAGCATTTAGTGATCCTGATGCTGGAGGAGAGAATGTCAGCGTCAGCCTCAGTGTTACAGCAGATCCCGGCGGAACATTTAACTACACGGGTTCAACCCTAACAGGCAAATTCACTGGACTCGACTCCAATTCTTTGACCATCACGGCCCCAATTTCAGAAATTAACACAGCCATTCAAAATGGTAATCTCCGCTATGTCCCAAATGTTGAAGATGACTTTGAACTGTTCGTAGAAATCAATGATCAGGGGAACAGTGGCAGTGAGGGACATAACAATGCCCTAACAGATAGTACAACGTTTACTATCCCTATCCAGAACCTTGCTGGGATTACGGAAATGACGATTACTGTGATTAGTTTTGGTTCTAGGGAAGTTGTGCTTCCAGCTAGTGCGTTCGTTGCTAGTGGCAGACGTGACAATGTCACCATTCACGATATCGGGGTAGCTAATAATATTAAACTTGGAACTAATGGGATTCAACAGACTGATGGGGGACAAACTGTAACCGTTCAACTCCGAAATCTACATCAGACCAGTGTCAATAACACTGGAGAATTTCAATACACCATTAGGGATGATAACAGCGTCGAAGATACCCAAACGGTCACGGTGACCTACATTAATTCGACAATGGCTGGGGGAAGCACTCCACCTCTCTTGCCACCTGACGTGGGAACCCTATCGGAAGGTATCAATATCCTGTATGGACGTAGCGAGATATCTAACACATTAGTTGGTGGAGCCGGTGATGATTTTCTCATTGCGCCCCAGAATTCGGATGTCCTCTACGGGGGGGCGGGGAACGACACCTTAGTGGGTGGGGATTATCCTTTGAGTAATAGTGCGAACGGCAGCCCGTCTGATACCTATGTTTTTGACCGCAGTGATATCGTTGTTGATGGACAAGGTTTCAACGCAACGAGCATTGATGCCATTAGGAATCACCCCTATTACAATACAATTTTGAACTTTAATCGAGGAAATAATAAAGATTGGGCTAGGGAGGTAGAAGCGGGCTTTGCCGACGATAACGATGTTATTAAACTCACTGGATTTGGAATTAATGATCCTGCTGACGACGCGGCGTTGGGTGTTCACTTGAATCGGCAAGTTATTCAAGGCAGTACCCTGAATAACATTATCAATCGTCTTACGGGAGACCAACGGTTCTTCATGGTTTTGGACGGCACAAACTTTAACACAGATGACGGCTATTTGCTC